In the Festucalex cinctus isolate MCC-2025b chromosome 10, RoL_Fcin_1.0, whole genome shotgun sequence genome, one interval contains:
- the LOC144026601 gene encoding uncharacterized protein LOC144026601 isoform X4, producing MPRGKGYHRSEAAKRRMTERLRLGDVQQPFHATCARGGTGGRHKVQEWPISCVTGRSHKLVIPSECSNKKFVLLIGDSHLRSIADGFVEMPKDFFSFGVMSTPGACATELTTEVQHAVVPRTPDVVCLLAPSNNLTSSRTPDEAGADFCRLLGNVCGRWPNKVFVLDFPPRLTVDVTQQDYLRQEFHRVSARMGVKYMSTAAFFPLKNLKLWSKDGVHLSDDHGMSILVQLMCDGVHQQLDLQTPKLEIQVASRPPAVKTIPKIVVKGETLVLRRLNPFEWIVVGPGRKRTQAGLEQSCDGVPKKRKIQPNVVLKECFIPLTPVWFSSEMLGAMDKIKPSDLSSPVKAAPRDKKKSNVRYQQRVVFKRTKSQALQRMVVDASLCSSSVVEEVVQQEATPRALVDASLSCSSGVEKAVQEEATQRMVVDASLCSSSFVEEVVQQEATPRPLVDASLSCSSGVEKAVQEEATQRMVVDASLCSSSFVEEVVQQEATPRPLVDASLSCSSGVEKVVQEEATQRMVVDASLCFSSVVEEVVQQEVTQRPVVDASLSCSSVVKDAVQEELPRERTSRMEHAAKISPKRIQNGARR from the exons ATGCCTCGGGGGAAAGGCTATCATCGTTCGGAGGCAGCCAAGAGGAGGATGACTGAACGTCTTCGACTTGGTGATGTTCAGCAACCATTTCATGCAACTTGCGCAC GTGGTGGTACTGGTGGCCGTCACAAAGTGCAAGAATGGCCAATTTCTTGCGTTACTGGTCGAAGCCACAAGTTGGTCATACCCTCTGAGTGTTCAAACAAGAAG TTTGTCTTGCTCATTGGAGACTCGCACCTACGGAGCATCGCAGATGGTTTTGTGGAGATgccaaaggattttttttcctttggcgtcatgtCGACACCCGGAGCTTGTGCAACCGAGTTGACTACTGAGGTGCAGCATGCTGTTGTGCCTAGAACTCCAGACGTGGTTTGTCTTTTGGCTCCTAGCAATAACCTGACATCCAGCCGCACCCCTGACGAGGCAGGAGCAGATTTCTGCAGACTCCTTGGTAATGTCTGTGGTCGCTGGCCTAATAAG GTGTTTGTCTTGGACTTTCCTCCACGTCTAACCGTGGATGTGACTCAGCAGGATTACTTGCGTCAGGAGTTTCATCGTGTGTCAGCACGTATGG GGGTCAAGTACATGTCTACTGCAGCGTTCTTCCCTTTGAAGAACTTGAAGCTGTGGAGTAAAGATGGT GTGCACTTGAGTGATGATCATGGGATGAGTATTCTTGTGCAGTTGATGTGTGATGGTGTTCATCAG caACTTGACCTCCAAACACCTAAGTTGGAGATACAAGTAGCATCGAGGCCACCAGCGGTTAAAACTATTCCAAAAATTGTGGTTAAGGGTGAGACTTTGGTTCTTCGTCGATTGAACCCATTTGAGTGGATTGTTGTTGGACCAGGCAGGAAG AGGACGCAAGCAGGACTTGAACAATCCTGTGATGGGGTTCCCAAAAAGAGGAAAATTCAGCCTAAC GTTGTGCTAAAGGAATGTTTTATTCCTCTAACCCCAGTTTGGTTCAGCAGTGAAATGTTGGGTGCGATGGATAAGATAAAACCATCAGATCTGTCCAGCCCTGTGAAGGCTGCTCCAAGAGACAAAAAG AAATCAAATGTGAGATATCAACAGAGAGTTGTTTTCAAAAGGACAAAGTCAcag gcaTTACAAAGGATGGTGGTGGATGCCAGTCTTTGTTCTTCCAGTGTTGTGGAAGAGGTTGTGCAGCAAGAG GCAACACCAAGGGCGTTGGTGGATGCAAGTTTGTCTTGTTCCAGTGGTGTGGAAAAGGctgtgcaggaggag gcaACACAAAGGATGGTGGTGGATGCCAGTCTCTGTTCTTCCAGTTTTGTGGAAGAGGTTGTGCAGCAAGag GCAACACCAAGGCCGTTGGTGGATGCAAGTTTGTCTTGTTCCAGTGGTGTGGAAAAGGctgtgcaggaggag gcaACACAAAGGATGGTGGTGGATGCCAGTCTTTGTTCTTCCAGTTTTGTGGAAGAGGTTGTGCAGCAAGAG GCAACACCAAGGCCGTTGGTGGATGCAAGTTTGTCTTGTTCCAGTGGTGTGGAAAAGGTtgtgcaggaggag gcaacacaaaggatggtggtggatgccagtctttgtttttccagtgttgtggaagaggttgtgcagcaagag gTAACACAAAGACCAGTGGTGGATGCAAGTTTGTCTTGTTCCAGTGTTGTGAAAGACGCTGTGCAGGAGGAG TTGCCGAGGGAGAGGACTTCTCGCATGGAGCATGCAGCCAAGATCAGTCCCAAGCGTATACAAA